The following are encoded in a window of Acinonyx jubatus isolate Ajub_Pintada_27869175 chromosome D4, VMU_Ajub_asm_v1.0, whole genome shotgun sequence genomic DNA:
- the LOC106986624 gene encoding glycosyltransferase 6 domain-containing protein 1-like isoform X4, translating to MNSKWKMLLLTSFALLLMLIKHRSRKRPDVKTTTDWFAPIIWEGTYNRQVLEKYYKRLNITIGLAVFATGKFVDQYLEKFLQSANKHFMIGYNVIFYILMDDFSKLPPIELGPLRTFKLCTVLKQHVWKDFNYIYMKNLDTYIIEHIQHEVDFLFSMTVNQIFKNDFGVETLGESVAQLHAWWYFRHAEDFPYERRPKSAAFIPFGEGDFYYQSAVFGGTPREVLAFIKEYQKGVTSDNRNGLKSIYEHYLNKYLFINKPTKLLSPEYNWDPNFRTPPQIKHVKIAWHSKSI from the exons AAAACGTCCTGATGTGAAAACGACAACTGATTGGTTTGCGCCGATCATCTGGGAAGGAACTTACAACAGACAAGTCCTGGAAAAGTACTACAAAAGGCTGAACATTACCATAGGCTTGGCTGTATTTGCTACTGGAAA GTTTGTGGATCAGTACCTGGAAAAGTTCCTCCAGTCTGCTAATAAGCACTTCATGATTGGCTACAATGTTATCTTTTACATCTTGATGGATGACTTCTCCAAACTACCTCCCATAGAGTTAGGGCCCCTTCGAACATTTAAACTATGTACTGTACTCAAACAACATGTGTGGAAAGACTTCAATTACATATACATGAAAAACCTGGATACGTACATCATAGAACATATCCAACATGAAGTCGACTTTCTCTTCAGTATGACTGTAAACCAGATCTTCAAGAATGACTTTGGGGTGGAAACCCTGGGTGAGTCTGTAGCTCAACTCCATGCATGGTGGTATTTTAGACATGCTGAAGATTTCCCCTATGAGAGAAGACCTAAATCAGCAGCTTTCATCCCTTTTGGAGAGGGAGATTTCTATTACCAGAGTGCAGTTTTTGGTGGCACACCCCGTGAGGTTTTAGCCTTCATTAAAGAATATCAAAAAGGAGTTACCAGTGACAACAGAAATGGACTCAAGAGCATATATGAacattatttaaacaaatatttgtttatcaATAAACCCACTAAGTTGTTATCACCAGAATACAATTGGGATCCAAATTTTAGAACTCCCCCACAAATTAAACATGTGAAGATAGCATGGCATTCAAAGAGCATTTGA
- the LOC106986624 gene encoding glycosyltransferase 6 domain-containing protein 1-like isoform X3, which translates to MERMNSKWKMLLLTSFALLLMLIKHRSRKRPDVKTTTDWFAPIIWEGTYNRQVLEKYYKRLNITIGLAVFATGKFVDQYLEKFLQSANKHFMIGYNVIFYILMDDFSKLPPIELGPLRTFKLCTVLKQHVWKDFNYIYMKNLDTYIIEHIQHEVDFLFSMTVNQIFKNDFGVETLGESVAQLHAWWYFRHAEDFPYERRPKSAAFIPFGEGDFYYQSAVFGGTPREVLAFIKEYQKGVTSDNRNGLKSIYEHYLNKYLFINKPTKLLSPEYNWDPNFRTPPQIKHVKIAWHSKSI; encoded by the exons AAAACGTCCTGATGTGAAAACGACAACTGATTGGTTTGCGCCGATCATCTGGGAAGGAACTTACAACAGACAAGTCCTGGAAAAGTACTACAAAAGGCTGAACATTACCATAGGCTTGGCTGTATTTGCTACTGGAAA GTTTGTGGATCAGTACCTGGAAAAGTTCCTCCAGTCTGCTAATAAGCACTTCATGATTGGCTACAATGTTATCTTTTACATCTTGATGGATGACTTCTCCAAACTACCTCCCATAGAGTTAGGGCCCCTTCGAACATTTAAACTATGTACTGTACTCAAACAACATGTGTGGAAAGACTTCAATTACATATACATGAAAAACCTGGATACGTACATCATAGAACATATCCAACATGAAGTCGACTTTCTCTTCAGTATGACTGTAAACCAGATCTTCAAGAATGACTTTGGGGTGGAAACCCTGGGTGAGTCTGTAGCTCAACTCCATGCATGGTGGTATTTTAGACATGCTGAAGATTTCCCCTATGAGAGAAGACCTAAATCAGCAGCTTTCATCCCTTTTGGAGAGGGAGATTTCTATTACCAGAGTGCAGTTTTTGGTGGCACACCCCGTGAGGTTTTAGCCTTCATTAAAGAATATCAAAAAGGAGTTACCAGTGACAACAGAAATGGACTCAAGAGCATATATGAacattatttaaacaaatatttgtttatcaATAAACCCACTAAGTTGTTATCACCAGAATACAATTGGGATCCAAATTTTAGAACTCCCCCACAAATTAAACATGTGAAGATAGCATGGCATTCAAAGAGCATTTGA
- the LOC106986624 gene encoding glycosyltransferase 6 domain-containing protein 1-like isoform X5, whose product MNLSLIPAKQAKVSNNLRKRPDVKTTTDWFAPIIWEGTYNRQVLEKYYKRLNITIGLAVFATGKFVDQYLEKFLQSANKHFMIGYNVIFYILMDDFSKLPPIELGPLRTFKLCTVLKQHVWKDFNYIYMKNLDTYIIEHIQHEVDFLFSMTVNQIFKNDFGVETLGESVAQLHAWWYFRHAEDFPYERRPKSAAFIPFGEGDFYYQSAVFGGTPREVLAFIKEYQKGVTSDNRNGLKSIYEHYLNKYLFINKPTKLLSPEYNWDPNFRTPPQIKHVKIAWHSKSI is encoded by the exons AAAACGTCCTGATGTGAAAACGACAACTGATTGGTTTGCGCCGATCATCTGGGAAGGAACTTACAACAGACAAGTCCTGGAAAAGTACTACAAAAGGCTGAACATTACCATAGGCTTGGCTGTATTTGCTACTGGAAA GTTTGTGGATCAGTACCTGGAAAAGTTCCTCCAGTCTGCTAATAAGCACTTCATGATTGGCTACAATGTTATCTTTTACATCTTGATGGATGACTTCTCCAAACTACCTCCCATAGAGTTAGGGCCCCTTCGAACATTTAAACTATGTACTGTACTCAAACAACATGTGTGGAAAGACTTCAATTACATATACATGAAAAACCTGGATACGTACATCATAGAACATATCCAACATGAAGTCGACTTTCTCTTCAGTATGACTGTAAACCAGATCTTCAAGAATGACTTTGGGGTGGAAACCCTGGGTGAGTCTGTAGCTCAACTCCATGCATGGTGGTATTTTAGACATGCTGAAGATTTCCCCTATGAGAGAAGACCTAAATCAGCAGCTTTCATCCCTTTTGGAGAGGGAGATTTCTATTACCAGAGTGCAGTTTTTGGTGGCACACCCCGTGAGGTTTTAGCCTTCATTAAAGAATATCAAAAAGGAGTTACCAGTGACAACAGAAATGGACTCAAGAGCATATATGAacattatttaaacaaatatttgtttatcaATAAACCCACTAAGTTGTTATCACCAGAATACAATTGGGATCCAAATTTTAGAACTCCCCCACAAATTAAACATGTGAAGATAGCATGGCATTCAAAGAGCATTTGA